A portion of the Kribbella jejuensis genome contains these proteins:
- a CDS encoding VOC family protein, with protein sequence MQPAVFGATVVTDRPAEVAAFYTQYLDLQIGIDLGWFITVRRGTADWELAIAERGHPTIPAAVSALTETGNVFGFVVDDADKVADALREGGVQLEGEPVTEPFGQRHFFVRDPAGTWIDVIQLVEPDPDWAAANLPTAP encoded by the coding sequence ATGCAACCGGCAGTATTCGGCGCCACCGTGGTCACCGACCGGCCCGCGGAGGTCGCCGCCTTCTACACGCAGTACCTCGACCTGCAGATCGGGATCGATCTGGGGTGGTTCATCACGGTTCGCCGCGGTACGGCGGACTGGGAGCTGGCGATCGCGGAGCGCGGGCATCCGACGATCCCGGCGGCCGTGTCGGCACTGACCGAGACCGGCAACGTGTTCGGCTTCGTCGTGGACGACGCCGACAAGGTCGCCGACGCGCTCCGCGAAGGCGGCGTACAGCTCGAAGGCGAGCCCGTGACCGAGCCGTTCGGTCAACGGCACTTCTTCGTCCGCGACCCGGCCGGCACCTGGATCGACGTCATCCAACTGGTCGAACCCGACCCGGATTGGGCCGCGGCCAACCTGCCGACGGCCCCATGA
- a CDS encoding NAD(P)H-quinone oxidoreductase yields MRAVVCNGAGGIDVLGIGEIPNPEPAVDEVVIDVVAAGVNRADLLQRQGFYPPPPGAPGTIGLEVSGRIAKVGAEVEGWSVGDECCALLAGGGYAEQVVVPAPQVMPVPDGLDLVSAAALPEVVATVWSNVFMTAHLKDGETLLVHGGSSGIGSMAIQLGVAHGARVLTTVGSTEKMEFCTRLGADVAINYKEAEWASVVKEATKGAGADVILDIIGAKYLSDNVKALAFDGRLVVIGMQGGSTGELDLGRLMSRRGSIVATGLRTRSVEDKGRILTEVVGHVWPLIEAKKVRPIVHSTFPLAEVAKAHQTLEQSAQLGKVLLTI; encoded by the coding sequence ATGCGAGCTGTGGTGTGCAACGGTGCCGGCGGGATCGACGTCCTCGGGATCGGCGAGATCCCGAACCCCGAACCAGCGGTCGACGAGGTCGTCATCGACGTCGTCGCCGCCGGTGTGAACCGTGCCGACCTGCTACAGCGCCAAGGTTTCTACCCGCCGCCGCCCGGCGCACCGGGCACGATCGGCCTCGAGGTGTCCGGCCGGATCGCCAAGGTGGGCGCCGAGGTCGAGGGCTGGTCGGTCGGCGACGAGTGCTGCGCGCTGCTGGCCGGCGGCGGGTACGCCGAGCAGGTCGTCGTACCGGCACCGCAGGTGATGCCGGTCCCGGACGGTCTCGACCTCGTCAGCGCGGCCGCACTGCCCGAGGTCGTGGCGACCGTCTGGTCCAACGTCTTCATGACCGCGCATCTCAAGGACGGCGAGACGCTGCTGGTGCATGGCGGCTCGTCCGGTATCGGCTCGATGGCGATCCAGCTCGGCGTCGCGCACGGCGCGCGGGTGCTGACCACGGTCGGCAGCACCGAGAAGATGGAGTTCTGCACCCGGCTCGGCGCGGACGTCGCGATCAACTACAAGGAAGCCGAGTGGGCGTCGGTGGTCAAGGAGGCCACGAAGGGTGCCGGCGCCGACGTGATCCTCGACATCATCGGCGCGAAGTACCTGAGCGACAACGTGAAGGCGCTCGCGTTCGACGGGCGGCTGGTCGTGATCGGCATGCAGGGCGGCAGCACCGGCGAACTGGATCTCGGCCGGCTGATGAGCCGCCGCGGCTCGATCGTCGCGACCGGTCTGCGGACCCGCTCGGTGGAGGACAAGGGCCGCATCCTCACCGAGGTCGTCGGCCACGTCTGGCCACTGATCGAGGCGAAGAAGGTCCGCCCGATCGTGCACTCCACCTTCCCGCTCGCCGAGGTCGCGAAGGCACACCAGACCCTCGAGCAATCCGCCCAGCTCGGTAAGGTCCTGCTCACCATCTGA
- a CDS encoding phosphotransferase family protein — MDVAQLVEDALHTKAGTTTQRTGGQLSTVYEVQTADGPVIVKVYAPEWRWKQAKEVHVYEMLEPVASGYVPQVLHVGDGVTMLSKLDGVPLSQSAPADWRTTYAQLGELLRRIHSISQPEYGYLTDQILDPLPDNDQYMRRQFAKKLREFAELDGDPELHAKIATHVEQHQHLFADNKSAVLCHNDFHEGNILVDPTTGEVNGFIDVENAIAADPLIDLAKTIQYSAHDDAAKLAGLYDGYGAVPQDRIDLYRLYHSLELWDWFKSTGETTYLDSIAEDMQQLVK, encoded by the coding sequence ATGGACGTCGCGCAACTGGTCGAGGACGCACTCCACACGAAGGCCGGCACCACCACGCAACGCACAGGCGGTCAGCTGAGCACCGTGTACGAGGTGCAGACAGCGGACGGCCCTGTGATCGTGAAGGTCTACGCGCCGGAGTGGCGCTGGAAGCAGGCGAAGGAAGTCCACGTCTACGAAATGCTCGAGCCCGTGGCCAGTGGGTACGTCCCGCAGGTCCTGCACGTCGGCGACGGTGTCACGATGCTCAGCAAGCTCGACGGCGTACCGCTCTCCCAATCAGCACCGGCCGACTGGCGTACGACGTACGCGCAGCTCGGCGAACTGCTCCGGCGGATCCACAGCATCAGCCAACCGGAGTACGGCTACCTGACCGACCAGATCCTCGATCCGCTGCCGGACAACGACCAGTACATGCGCCGCCAGTTCGCCAAGAAGCTCCGCGAGTTCGCAGAGCTGGACGGAGACCCGGAGCTGCACGCCAAGATCGCAACGCACGTCGAGCAACACCAGCACCTGTTCGCGGACAACAAGTCCGCCGTCCTGTGCCACAACGACTTCCACGAGGGCAACATCCTCGTCGACCCGACGACCGGGGAGGTCAACGGCTTCATCGACGTCGAGAACGCGATCGCCGCCGACCCGCTGATCGACCTCGCGAAGACGATCCAGTACTCGGCCCACGACGATGCCGCCAAACTCGCGGGCCTGTACGACGGGTACGGCGCCGTGCCGCAGGACCGGATCGACCTGTACCGGCTGTACCACTCGCTCGAGCTATGGGACTGGTTCAAGTCGACAGGCGAGACCACTTACCTGGACAGCATCGCCGAGGACATGCAGCAGCTCGTCAAGTAG
- the mobA gene encoding molybdenum cofactor guanylyltransferase, whose protein sequence is MEFDAVVLAGGGSTRFGGVDKAMLVLDGVSLLDRVLSATAGATETVVVGAVRTAYREVKWTLEEPPAGGPVAGLAAGLAYGTAPVVVVVSCDLPWITAKDVDGLVTSLGDHDGYGLRDTSGQEQQLAAAYRRTALADAIAQVGDPRDKSVRRTLAVLDLAWTAPTRAGDDVDTWADLDD, encoded by the coding sequence GTGGAGTTCGACGCGGTGGTGTTGGCGGGGGGTGGGTCTACTCGGTTCGGAGGGGTGGACAAGGCGATGCTCGTGTTGGACGGGGTGTCGTTGTTGGATCGGGTGTTGAGTGCCACTGCGGGAGCTACGGAGACGGTGGTGGTGGGGGCGGTCCGGACGGCGTACCGGGAAGTGAAGTGGACTCTGGAGGAGCCGCCGGCGGGTGGGCCGGTGGCTGGGTTGGCGGCGGGGCTGGCGTACGGGACAGCGCCCGTGGTTGTGGTGGTCAGCTGCGACCTGCCCTGGATCACCGCGAAGGACGTAGACGGCCTCGTCACCAGCCTGGGCGACCACGACGGGTACGGGCTGCGCGACACCTCCGGCCAGGAGCAGCAGCTCGCCGCGGCATACCGCCGTACCGCCCTGGCCGACGCCATCGCACAAGTAGGCGACCCACGGGACAAGTCGGTACGCCGTACTCTCGCCGTCCTCGACCTCGCCTGGACCGCACCGACCCGAGCAGGCGACGACGTCGACACCTGGGCCGACCTCGACGACTGA
- a CDS encoding carbon-nitrogen hydrolase family protein translates to MRIAVVQTASSYDKAANRDLVTRLVADAAQGRPDLVVLPEAMMSDFAVDGESVAEAAEPLDGEFVATLRKAAVEHGVAIVAGMFERSCDQSRPYNTLLAVGADGVLLGAYRKIHLYDAFGYKESDQLTAGDVAPVVIQVGDHTLGLMTCYDLRFPELSRALVDAGAEVLVVPAAWVRGPLKEHHWTTLLTARAIENTCYVAAAAQNGKKYCGLSQVVDPQGIALTSVGESDGTGYAEVSAERLADVRKRNPSLQNRRYSVTPR, encoded by the coding sequence ATGAGGATTGCCGTGGTGCAGACCGCCAGCAGTTACGACAAGGCGGCCAACCGGGACCTGGTCACGCGTCTGGTTGCGGACGCGGCGCAAGGCCGCCCGGATCTCGTCGTACTCCCGGAAGCGATGATGTCCGACTTCGCGGTCGACGGAGAGTCGGTCGCGGAGGCCGCCGAGCCGTTGGACGGAGAGTTCGTGGCAACGCTGCGCAAGGCCGCGGTCGAGCACGGCGTGGCGATCGTGGCCGGCATGTTCGAGCGCAGCTGCGACCAGAGCCGCCCGTACAACACCCTCCTCGCGGTCGGCGCAGACGGCGTACTGCTCGGGGCCTATCGCAAGATCCACCTGTACGACGCCTTCGGGTACAAGGAGTCCGACCAGCTCACTGCCGGCGACGTAGCACCGGTAGTGATCCAGGTAGGCGACCACACGCTCGGCCTGATGACCTGCTACGACCTGCGCTTCCCAGAGCTGTCCCGTGCGCTCGTAGACGCCGGCGCGGAGGTCCTGGTCGTCCCGGCGGCCTGGGTACGCGGACCGCTGAAGGAGCACCACTGGACGACTCTCCTCACAGCACGCGCGATCGAGAACACCTGCTACGTCGCAGCCGCCGCACAGAACGGCAAGAAGTACTGCGGCCTCAGTCAGGTCGTCGACCCGCAAGGCATCGCCCTGACATCAGTAGGTGAGTCGGACGGAACGGGGTATGCGGAGGTCTCCGCTGAGCGCCTGGCCGACGTACGCAAGCGCAACCCGTCACTGCAGAACCGCCGGTACTCCGTCACGCCGCGCTGA